A single window of Nicotiana sylvestris chromosome 3, ASM39365v2, whole genome shotgun sequence DNA harbors:
- the LOC138888141 gene encoding zinc finger BED domain-containing protein DAYSLEEPER-like, protein MKERSVAWRHFSKFTDDEGVKKVKCKYCPEEYVANTKNSGTRNLLSHLLKCPNNPHKPETSQTKLAFQPKGQTGDVSLIPWKFDQEACRRALARMIIIDEQPFISVEKDGFKDFVRALQP, encoded by the coding sequence atgaaaGAAAGATCAGTGGCTTGGCGACACTTCAGTAAGTTCACTGATGACGAGGGTGTTAAAAAAGTGAAATGCAAGTACTGTCCAGAAGAATATGTAGCTAACACCAAAAACAGTGGTACAAGAAATTTGCTATCACATCTTCTCAAGTGTCCGAACAATCCCCACAAGCCGGAGACAAGCCAGACAAAATTAGCTTTTCAACCGAAAGGTCAAACAGGTGATGTCTCACTTAtcccttggaaatttgatcaagagGCATGTAGGAGGGCTTTAGCTCGTATGATAATTATAGATGAACAACCCTTCATTTCTGTTGAAAAGGATGGATTCAAAGACTTCGTGAGAGCTCTTCAACCTTAA